Proteins from one Blattabacterium cuenoti genomic window:
- a CDS encoding translocation/assembly module TamB domain-containing protein encodes MNNVFLYQFFTKKKIILFFLLFLCVFIYFINIYDQKIIQKKVSTFLLQKVKKKFGNKIYIKHISFNLLKKELILYDVKIKDHHYFPFIHLYKCKIYINNLFFLIFINYKYLSIQSIVIENSSFFVKKYFKEKENNIFYFIKNFLNNKKFNKIKIITCSKLKINKSHFRYINSKKEFNYFFSSYIKNIIIKKKKIKASILSFQSKIFINKKKFFIKNFFCNLIYFYPKRLEIHNFFIKTSNSFLKGIFYIDILQKNIKCKIFKGSKLGYDLGGFFYKKWFLNLKLFFQGNINGKFHGINNKFFLSNIFIKYSQKNKFFAKKIHVYLFNNKCKKIKFFKTFIQFYPHKIIPYNFYSQLNFKKVNSNFKPWIYKGNLTIIIKKKISLKIEGIIQKNFLIAKISTYINFLNHNIQYIGKILIEKKYILKILLNKNKKNFFFIPSKIPLFTNKYSFYKLWILLKIKENLSKIFINLFSSHSEDYKINFQGKINLQYQKIDIIINNNKNNKKNQINKKIKIILINNKKFKKININIYDIIIGNINGYFKWKDLFHIMKKEIFYLKKSYKKRGFFSINYNFIIKKYFYKFIKYKKNIKIFSDIIISGKKNNDKFENIFFIKKIQSNKIIFHKLFIIVDSSLKKKIQIHAEKIIYKNFFCKKINIFFLKNQGNFWIINLKFLFKLKEQEYKKQILNFFCKKEKNFFLFLPLYSKLNINGYNWNINIDNNNLGKIKIDFIKKIYIIHNIIFLSEKQKIIINAFFIKNKTKIFHFYFKNIKLQKIINNTDGLVNGFFLCQSDYNYNKIKPNIHIQITNFSIKKIFLGNFYIHSFYNKNIKNYNINGYLKKNNQDILKIYGNINNKYTNQSKIDFNIDIINFRIDNFSFFYKKINSEIRGFLTGKIRIFGNIKDPHYCGRIKIKKFGIKINSINIDYEIINNAYINIYSKYCILLSSSFFKDTKYNTKGYINGYFLHKNFIKWDFKFFINTKNLLVLDTNEKQNRFLFGKILINGKIQIIKKENKVNVLMKNGEILNSSHLYINPNYKKKHKSIPNKNYKIEEKNYLLIDINLKINIKKNTKVSIFLNKNLENFFELKGEGYLFLRKKYKKNIETNGKYFIIDGLYHFSKKEKIPIIKLEKKFKIKPGGFISWKKNFNQSNINLIAYENKYIFNINDYIHLKKFSENNKNMIFTELIIHIYGKINKLNIKMDILFPKSNEKIQQKLLNKLNSFEEKTIQFIYILILGKFFVKNNIINNFFYFSIFKIFFKKLKKILLYSYIYEPINKPIKY; translated from the coding sequence ATGAATAATGTTTTTTTATATCAATTTTTTACAAAAAAAAAAATAATACTCTTTTTTTTACTTTTTTTATGTGTATTTATTTATTTTATAAATATTTATGATCAAAAAATAATACAAAAAAAAGTATCAACATTTTTATTACAAAAAGTAAAAAAAAAATTTGGTAATAAAATTTATATAAAACATATTTCATTTAATCTTCTTAAAAAAGAATTAATTTTATATGATGTAAAAATAAAAGATCATCATTATTTTCCTTTTATTCATTTATATAAATGTAAAATATATATTAATAATTTATTTTTTTTAATTTTTATTAATTATAAATATTTAAGTATACAAAGTATAGTTATTGAAAATTCTTCTTTCTTTGTAAAAAAATATTTTAAAGAAAAAGAAAATAATATCTTTTATTTTATTAAAAATTTTTTAAATAATAAAAAATTTAATAAAATAAAAATTATTACTTGTTCTAAGTTAAAAATAAATAAATCTCATTTTAGATATATAAATTCTAAAAAAGAATTTAATTATTTTTTTTCTAGTTATATAAAAAATATTATAATAAAAAAGAAAAAAATAAAAGCTTCTATTTTATCTTTTCAATCTAAAATTTTTATAAATAAAAAGAAATTTTTTATAAAAAATTTCTTTTGTAATTTAATATATTTTTATCCAAAAAGATTAGAAATTCATAATTTTTTTATAAAAACATCTAATAGTTTTTTAAAAGGTATTTTTTATATTGATATTTTACAAAAAAATATAAAATGTAAAATTTTTAAAGGATCAAAATTAGGATATGATTTAGGAGGATTTTTTTATAAAAAATGGTTTTTAAATTTAAAATTATTTTTTCAAGGAAATATAAATGGAAAATTTCATGGTATAAATAATAAATTTTTTTTATCTAATATTTTTATCAAATATTCACAAAAAAATAAATTTTTTGCAAAAAAAATTCATGTTTATTTATTTAATAATAAATGTAAAAAAATTAAATTTTTTAAAACTTTTATTCAATTTTATCCTCATAAAATTATTCCATATAATTTTTATTCTCAATTAAATTTCAAAAAAGTTAATTCTAATTTTAAACCATGGATATATAAAGGTAATTTAACTATTATAATAAAAAAAAAAATAAGTTTAAAAATAGAAGGAATTATTCAAAAAAATTTTTTAATAGCAAAAATATCAACTTATATTAATTTTTTAAATCATAATATTCAATATATAGGTAAAATTTTAATAGAAAAAAAATATATATTAAAAATTTTATTAAATAAAAATAAAAAAAATTTTTTTTTCATTCCATCAAAAATTCCACTATTTACAAATAAATATTCATTTTATAAATTATGGATTTTATTAAAAATTAAAGAAAATTTATCAAAAATTTTTATAAATCTATTTTCATCTCATTCAGAAGATTATAAAATTAATTTTCAAGGAAAAATTAATTTACAATATCAAAAAATAGATATAATAATAAATAATAATAAAAATAATAAAAAAAATCAAATAAATAAAAAAATCAAAATAATATTAATTAATAATAAAAAATTCAAAAAAATTAATATTAATATATATGATATTATTATTGGTAATATTAATGGATATTTTAAATGGAAAGATTTATTTCATATAATGAAAAAAGAAATTTTTTATTTAAAAAAATCCTATAAAAAAAGAGGATTTTTTTCTATAAATTATAATTTTATAATAAAAAAATATTTTTATAAATTCATAAAATATAAAAAAAACATAAAAATTTTTTCTGATATTATAATTTCAGGAAAAAAAAATAATGATAAATTTGAAAATATTTTTTTTATAAAAAAAATTCAATCAAATAAAATAATTTTTCATAAATTATTTATAATAGTTGATTCTTCTTTAAAAAAGAAAATACAAATTCATGCAGAAAAAATTATTTATAAAAATTTTTTTTGTAAAAAAATAAATATATTTTTTTTAAAAAATCAAGGTAATTTTTGGATTATTAATTTGAAATTTTTATTCAAATTAAAAGAACAAGAATATAAAAAACAAATATTAAATTTTTTTTGTAAAAAAGAAAAAAATTTTTTTCTTTTTTTACCTTTATATTCTAAATTAAATATTAATGGATATAATTGGAATATTAATATAGATAATAATAATTTAGGAAAAATAAAAATAGACTTTATTAAAAAAATATATATCATTCATAATATTATTTTTCTTTCAGAAAAACAAAAAATTATTATAAATGCATTTTTTATTAAAAATAAAACAAAAATATTTCATTTTTATTTTAAAAATATAAAATTACAAAAAATAATAAATAATACAGATGGTTTAGTTAACGGATTTTTTTTATGTCAAAGCGATTACAACTATAATAAAATAAAACCTAATATCCATATACAAATTACAAATTTTTCAATTAAAAAAATTTTTTTAGGAAATTTTTATATTCATTCATTTTATAATAAAAATATAAAAAATTATAATATTAATGGATACTTGAAAAAAAATAATCAAGATATTTTAAAAATATATGGAAATATCAATAATAAATACACAAATCAATCAAAAATAGATTTTAATATTGATATTATCAATTTCAGAATAGATAATTTTTCTTTTTTTTATAAAAAAATTAATAGTGAAATAAGAGGTTTTCTTACAGGAAAGATAAGAATATTTGGAAATATAAAAGATCCACATTATTGTGGAAGAATAAAAATTAAAAAATTTGGAATAAAAATAAATTCAATTAATATAGATTATGAAATAATAAATAATGCTTATATAAATATTTATTCTAAATATTGCATATTATTGTCTTCTTCTTTTTTTAAGGATACTAAATATAATACTAAAGGATATATAAATGGATATTTTTTACATAAAAATTTTATAAAATGGGATTTTAAATTTTTTATAAATACAAAAAATTTACTTGTTTTAGACACAAATGAAAAACAAAATCGTTTTTTATTTGGAAAAATATTAATAAATGGAAAAATTCAAATAATAAAAAAAGAAAATAAAGTTAATGTTTTGATGAAAAATGGAGAAATTTTAAATTCTTCTCATTTATATATTAATCCTAATTATAAAAAAAAACATAAAAGTATACCAAATAAAAATTACAAAATAGAAGAAAAAAATTATTTATTAATAGATATAAATCTAAAAATAAATATAAAAAAAAATACAAAAGTATCAATTTTTCTAAATAAAAATTTAGAAAATTTTTTTGAATTAAAAGGAGAAGGTTATCTTTTTTTAAGAAAAAAATATAAAAAAAATATTGAAACTAATGGAAAATATTTTATAATAGATGGATTATATCATTTTTCTAAAAAAGAAAAAATACCAATTATTAAACTAGAAAAAAAATTTAAAATAAAACCAGGAGGATTTATTTCTTGGAAAAAAAATTTTAATCAATCTAATATAAATTTAATTGCTTATGAAAATAAATATATTTTCAACATAAATGATTATATTCATTTAAAAAAATTTTCAGAAAATAATAAGAATATGATTTTTACAGAATTAATAATTCATATTTATGGAAAAATAAATAAACTTAATATAAAAATGGATATTTTATTTCCTAAAAGTAATGAAAAAATTCAACAAAAATTATTAAATAAATTAAATTCTTTTGAAGAAAAAACAATACAATTTATATATATTTTAATTTTAGGAAAATTTTTTGTAAAAAATAATATTATAAATAATTTTTTTTATTTTTCTATTTTTAAAATTTTTTTTAAAAAATTAAAAAAAATACTATTATATTCATATATATATGAACCAATTAATAAACCAATTAAATATTAA
- a CDS encoding Lrp/AsnC family transcriptional regulator, with the protein MILRYNTDEIDNTIIRKLNINARTPYTEISKQISKEIKPLSVGTVHVRVKKLEDAEIIKGSTLIIGYESLGFHLIAFVGILSDSRESKLVKEELKKIPNIVQLYITSGKYNLFCRIIAKDPSDARDVISKIGEIKGVLRTESTICLEESINDENRLLSNILQKNQSSSSYKKKI; encoded by the coding sequence ATGATTTTAAGATATAATACCGATGAAATAGACAATACTATTATAAGAAAATTAAATATAAATGCTAGAACTCCATATACTGAAATAAGTAAACAAATTAGTAAAGAAATAAAACCACTATCTGTTGGAACTGTTCATGTTAGAGTTAAAAAATTAGAAGATGCAGAAATTATAAAAGGAAGCACTTTGATTATTGGATATGAATCGTTAGGATTTCATCTAATAGCTTTTGTAGGAATTTTATCAGATTCTCGTGAATCTAAATTGGTAAAAGAAGAATTAAAAAAAATTCCTAATATAGTACAATTATATATTACATCGGGTAAATACAATCTTTTCTGTAGAATTATTGCTAAAGATCCTTCAGATGCTAGAGATGTTATTTCTAAAATTGGAGAAATTAAAGGAGTTCTTAGAACAGAATCTACTATTTGTTTAGAAGAAAGTATCAATGATGAAAATAGATTATTATCTAATATTTTACAAAAAAATCAATCATCTTCATCTTATAAAAAAAAAATATAA
- a CDS encoding HD family phosphohydrolase has protein sequence MTNFLKFYTHKNIAYKILVPIIAVLSLTFFFPKKDIFQYKFSKGKNWIYKDLFCPFDFIIQKNSKDIDFEINILKNNKEIFFLKKNKIVNNIKKKIQKISFINKNKKNYQIVFKIINTIYKYGYIDYIPYNIKNNKINIIFFYKNKKWIPILYKKIYTYKKVSNIINKNLSKKNYHVYTLKKILKKIITPNFFYNKNYTEFFFHKKIKSINNIKYSFLKGDKIIGKNEIINENKFQILSSFKKEYENKIWNKKKDYCLIIGYFFIISIIFTLFILYIFYFHNKIFRNNRIINFLFINILFISLITILILKYHSKILYIIPFCILPISIRAFFNFHLSIIIHMTTILLLSLIIPNSFEFFFIQVTTGFMVMLTKNNIYKMANLFIAVIKIILTYIIIFILLTLIREGSLEKISYNTFYLFFFNGILTLFVHPLIFLFEKLLNITSDISLLELSDTNTPILRLLYQKAPGTLQHVLTVANLAEEAAVAIGAHSLLVKIGSIYHDIGKIKNSNFFIENQHNINNPHHKLCPKESAKIILSHVSIGINLAKKYNLPDSVTDFIRTHHGNSIIHFFYKKQIEKYPNIKIDKKQFQYSGPKPFSKETAIVMIADSVEAASKSIKNPSYKILEELVENVINKQKKENQFSNADITLKEIEKVKKVLKKKLINIYHTRIEYPNT, from the coding sequence ATGACTAATTTCTTAAAATTTTATACACATAAAAATATTGCATATAAGATTTTAGTTCCAATTATTGCAGTCTTATCATTAACATTTTTTTTCCCAAAAAAAGATATTTTTCAATATAAATTTTCAAAAGGAAAAAATTGGATTTATAAAGATTTATTTTGTCCATTTGATTTTATTATTCAAAAAAATAGTAAAGATATTGATTTTGAAATAAATATATTGAAAAATAATAAAGAAATATTTTTTCTTAAAAAGAATAAAATAGTTAATAATATAAAAAAAAAGATTCAAAAAATTTCATTTATAAATAAAAATAAGAAAAATTATCAAATTGTTTTTAAAATAATAAATACTATATATAAATATGGATATATAGATTATATTCCATATAATATAAAAAATAATAAAATTAATATAATTTTTTTTTATAAAAATAAAAAATGGATTCCCATTTTATATAAAAAAATATACACTTATAAAAAAGTAAGTAATATTATTAATAAAAATTTATCAAAAAAAAATTATCATGTTTATACTTTAAAAAAAATTTTGAAAAAAATTATTACTCCAAACTTTTTTTATAATAAAAATTATACTGAATTTTTTTTTCATAAAAAAATTAAATCTATCAATAATATAAAATATTCCTTTTTAAAAGGAGATAAAATTATTGGAAAAAATGAAATAATAAATGAAAATAAATTTCAAATTTTATCTTCTTTCAAAAAAGAATATGAAAATAAAATATGGAATAAAAAAAAGGATTATTGTCTTATTATAGGATATTTTTTTATAATAAGTATTATATTCACTTTATTTATATTATATATTTTTTATTTTCATAATAAAATATTTAGAAATAATAGGATTATAAATTTTTTATTTATTAATATATTATTCATATCATTAATTACTATTTTAATTTTAAAATATCATTCTAAAATATTATATATAATTCCTTTTTGTATACTTCCTATAAGTATACGCGCTTTTTTCAATTTTCATTTGAGTATCATTATTCATATGACAACAATTTTATTATTATCCTTAATAATTCCGAATAGTTTTGAATTTTTTTTTATTCAAGTAACTACAGGATTTATGGTAATGTTAACAAAAAATAATATTTATAAAATGGCAAATCTTTTTATTGCTGTGATTAAAATTATTCTTACTTATATAATTATTTTTATTTTACTCACTTTAATACGTGAAGGTTCTTTAGAAAAAATTTCTTATAATACTTTTTACTTATTTTTTTTTAATGGAATTTTAACTTTATTTGTTCATCCATTAATATTTCTTTTTGAAAAATTATTAAATATTACTTCTGATATTTCATTATTAGAATTATCTGATACTAATACTCCAATATTAAGATTATTATATCAAAAAGCTCCAGGTACTTTACAACATGTTTTAACGGTAGCAAATCTTGCAGAAGAAGCAGCTGTAGCTATTGGAGCTCATTCTTTATTAGTAAAAATAGGATCTATTTATCATGATATAGGAAAAATAAAAAATTCTAATTTTTTTATAGAAAATCAACATAATATAAATAATCCACATCATAAATTATGTCCAAAAGAAAGTGCTAAAATTATTTTATCGCATGTTTCAATTGGAATTAATTTAGCAAAAAAATATAATTTACCTGATTCTGTTACTGATTTTATACGTACTCATCATGGTAATAGTATTATTCATTTTTTTTATAAAAAACAAATAGAAAAATATCCAAATATTAAAATAGATAAAAAACAGTTTCAATATTCTGGACCTAAACCATTTTCTAAAGAAACAGCTATTGTTATGATTGCAGATTCTGTAGAAGCAGCTTCTAAAAGTATAAAAAATCCATCTTATAAAATTTTAGAAGAATTAGTAGAAAATGTTATTAATAAACAAAAAAAAGAAAATCAATTTTCTAATGCAGATATTACTTTAAAAGAAATAGAAAAAGTAAAAAAAGTTTTAAAAAAAAAATTAATAAATATTTATCATACTAGAATAGAATATCCTAATACTTAA